TAATATCGCCGGGCCGGGCTATAGAGCGCCGGCGTCCAGGGGTATTTTCCAAGGAGGATTTCATGCGTTTCTCGATGCTGGCGGCTGCCGGCCTGTTCGCGCTCGCCATGACGGCCGCTTATGCCGACGATCCGATGGCGGCCACCTACGGCAACACCATTACGACCAAGAACAGCAAGACCGGCGCAGTCGGCACGCTGCTTTTCAACGCCGACGGCACTTATAGCGCCAACGGCACCGGCCCGGACGGCAAGCCCGCGACCTATCCCGGCAAATGGACCACCAAGGACAACGGCGCCACGCTTTGCCTGCAGCCGGGTCTTCCCAACGCGCCCGAAAGCTGCTCGCCGCTCGCGGTGCATGCCCTGGGCGAGCATTGGAGCGTCACCAATTCGTCCGGCGACAGCTTCGATGTCGTGATGTCGGCGGGTCGCTGAACCGTATAGACCAATTTGCCGCGCGGGTGCCGCCATCGGCGGCCCCGCGCTTTTTTCCATGATTTCCAATGGCTTGCCCAAGGTTGACGGTTTGAAGCCGTTCGCCGTCACAAAACCTTTGCAAAACTGTGATGGTCCTTGCGCGCAACCCCGGTGGGATGGGTTTCCAGTGATCTCTCTGCGGTGGCCGTTTGGCCGCCAAACCCTCTCGTCCAGGAACGGCGCCCACGCATGGCCGATATTTCCGTTGCCGAACAGATGAACAGCATCCCGCAGAGGGCCGATGCCGTCCGCAAAGGCGGCGCCCGCGATGTCCGCTTCTATTATCTGACGCTTGCCGCGGCGCTTCTCGTCCTGGCGATTTTCGGCGGCGTGATGACCGCGCTGATCGTCGGCTCGCTCCCGGCGATCAAGGCCTATGGCCTGCCCTTCGTCTGGACCGAGACGTGGAATCCGGTGACGGAGAAATTCGGCGCTCTCGCCCCGATCTACGGCACGCTGGTGACGTCGATTCTGGCGATGGTCGTCGCGGTGCCTGTCGGTATCGGCATTGCGATCTTCCTGACCGAGATCTGCCCGCGCTCCCTGCGCCGCGTGATCGGCATCGCCATCGAGCTGCTCGCCGGCGTTCCCTCCATCATCTACGGCATCTGGGGCCTGTTCGTCTTTGCGCCCTGGTTTCAGGAACATGTGCAGACCCCGATCGTCGACGCGGTCGCCAACATCCCCTACCTGCAGGACTATCTGGGCGGCCCGCCTTACGGCATCGGCCTGTTCACCTCGGCGCTGATCCTGTCGATCATGGTGCTGCCCTTCATCTCCGCCGTCACCCGCGACGTGTTCGAGACCGTGCCGTCGATGCTGAAGGAGGCCGCCTACGGCCTGGGCTGCACCACCTGGGAAGTGATGTGGCGCGTCGTGCTGCCCTTCGCGCGCGCCGGCGTCGTCGGCGGCGCGATGCTGGCGCTGGGCCGCGCGCTGGGCGAGACCATGGCGGTCACCTTCGTGATCGGCAATGCGCATCACATCCACAAATCGCTGTTTGCCCCGGCGACCACGATCTCCGCGACCATCGCCAACGAGTTCACCGAGGCGGTCGGCGACCTCTATCTCTCCTCGCTGATCGAGCTCGGCCTCATCCTGTTCTTCATCACCTTCGTGGTGCTCGCCGCCGCCCAGCTCATGCTGCGCGCGCTGGAACGCCGCGCCGGGAGCGCGTCATGATCAATCGCTCGCTCTATCGCCGCCGCAAGCTCTGGAACGGCTTCTTCCTCATCATGTCGACGCTCGCCGCCGGCTTCGGCCTGGTGTGGCTCGGCTTCATCCTCGGCGCGCTGTTCTACAACGGCTTCTCCAGCCTCTCGCCCAGCGTCTTCACCGAGATGACGCCGGCGCCGGGCGACAAGGGCGGCCTCGCCAACGCCATCCTCGGCAGCGTGCTGATGAGTTCGATCGCCGTCGCGGCCGGTACGCCGCTCGGTCTGCTCGCGGGCACCTATCTGGCCGAATATGGCCGCTATGGCCGGCTCGCCTTCTTCGTGCGCTTCGTCAACGACATCCTGCTCAGTGCGCCCTCCATCGTCACCGGCCTTTTCATCTATGAGATCATCGTCCTGAAGATGGGCCATTTCTCGGCTTGGGCCGGCGCCGCCTCGCTGGCGGTGATCGTGATCCCCGTGGTGGTGCGCACCACCGAGAACATGCTGCTGCTCGTCCCCAACGGCCTGCGCGAAGCGGCCGCGGCGCTCGGCGCGCCGCGCAGCAGCGTCATCCGGGCGGTGACCTGGCGCGCGGCGCGTGCCGGCATCGTCACCGGCGTCCTGCTCGCCGTCGCGCGCATCTCGGGCGAGACCGCGCCGCTGCTGTTCACGGCGCTCAGCAACCAGTTCTGGTCGACCGATCTCAACGGGCCGATGGCCAGCCTGCCGGCGATCATCTTCAACTACGCCATGGGCCCCTATGAGGACCTGCACCGCCTGGCCTGGGCCGGCGCGCTCCTCATCACCGCGACCGTGCTGACGCTCAGCATCATCGCGCGTCTCCTTCAACCGAAACGGAGTTAGTCATGGACGCGAGCATCGCGCCGAAGGAAGTCAAGGTCGATATCAAGGACCTCAGCTTTTACTACGGCGGCACCAAGGCGCTGAAGAGCGTCACGCTGCCGCTCTATGACCGCCAGGTGACCGCCTTCATCGGCCCGTCGGGCTGCGGCAAGTCCACCCTGCTGCGCATCCTCAACCGGATCTACGAGCTCTATCCCAACCAGCGCGCCGAAGGCGAAGTCGTGCTCGACGGCGAGAACATCCTGTCGACCCGCATCGACACCAATCTCCTGCGCAGCCGCGTCGGCATGGTGTTCCAGAAGCCGACACCCTTCCCGATGACGATCTACGACAACGTCGCGTTCGGCATCAAACTCTATGAGCGCATGCCGCGCTCCGAGCTCGACGGCCGCATCGAGGACGCGCTGCAGCGCGCCGCGCTGTGGGGCGAGGTCAAGGACAAGCTCAAGGAATCCGGCCTGTCGCTCTCGGGCGGCCAGCAGCAGCGCCTGTGCATCGCGCGCACCGTGGCGACGCGTCCCGAAGTGATCCTGCTCGACGAGCCCTGCTCGGCGCTCGATCCCATCTCGACCGCCAAGATCGAAGAGCTGATCGACGAGCTCTCGGCCGACTACACGATCGTGATCGTGACCCACAACATGCAGCAGGCCAGCCGCGCCAGCGACTACACGGCGTTCATGTATCTGGGCGAACTGGTCGAATTCGGTCCGACCGAAAAGGTCTTCACCGCGCCCGACAAGAAGCATACCGAGCAATACATCACCGGCCGCTTCGGCTAGGGATTTGTCCGGCAATTCGAGCTGAATCGCGACGCTAGACCGCGCGCAGATCCGCCGTCAGCGTCTTCTCGCCGGCGCAGACCGCGGCGAGGGCGGCGCCGGTGATCCGGTTGCCGTTGCCGTCGTCGATGGTGACGAAATCCTTGCCGTCCGCGATCAGCTGGCGGGCAAAGGCGATGGCGCCGGCAAGGTCGAAGGGCTTCGTCCCGTCGCCCAGGTCGAGCGCCGGGGCGTCGCCGTCTTCATGCGTCACGATGTAGTTCATGGCCGTGCCTCATGCCGCGATGTTGCGCAAACCCGTCTCGGTCGTGATCCCCGCCTTGCCCAGTGTCCGCATCAGGTCGGCCATCATCGCATCGGCGTCGCGCGCGGCGCCGTCCGCCGCCGATTGCGCGATGTAGCCGGTGAGGAAGCCGGGCCGCCCGAGATGGTCCAGCACGCGTTCGCGCGCCCGCCGCGACAGCCGGCCCTCGGTCAGCATGCCGCCGGTCATCAGGCGCAGGAAGGTCGTCGCCTTTTCGACCGGGCTGCCCGGCTTGGCTTCGATGGTCTCGAAGATCTTCGCCCGCATCTCGATGTCGCTCGCGAGCTTGTCGAGCAGCTCGGCCATCTCCTGCCGGCGGTTCTCGGGGAAGCCGGAGCGGCGCACCCGTGCCTGGAGCTGCGCGATGCGCTGCAGCCGCGCCATCGCCGGCGTCTTGGCGCCGGAGAAATGCGCCTCGAAGCTGCTGGCGGTCAGCAGCGGCATCACGAAGGTCGCAAGCTGCCGCTTGTTCTCCGCCCCGATGATGTTCTCCTCGACGAAGAGAAGGCGCTCGAGCTTTTCGTCCGGCGCCGCCGCGCCCGCCATGTATTCGCCCAGCGTCTCATGGGTGACCAGCCGCTTGGAGCGCAGCGTGAAGGCCGCGATCAGGTCTTCGTGGCTCAGATAGCGGCCGATCCCCAGCACCACGCGGTTGGCGATCTGGCGCAGCGTCTTGAACTCCTCGTCCAGCGCGGCCGGGCAGAGCCGCTTGGCGCTCTTGAATTCGGCAAGGATGCGGTTGGCGATGGCGGTACGCGCTTCGGGAAGGTCGTCGGCCGCGAAACGCTGGGTCAGGGCCAGAAGCCCGGCGCGCGCGCCCGCCGCTTCCTGGCCGAGGAACAGCTGCACCAGGCTGGCCAGCGCCTGCCCGAGAGTCTCGCTGGCGCCGATCAATTCGTGCAGCGCCGCCGAGCCGGTCAGCACCTCGGCCAGCAGCGAATCGATGGCGCTGAGCAGCAGCGCGCGGCCCGGCCCTTCCGCCGGCGCGTCCTGCATCAGCGCCAGCAGGCGGAACACCTTCTCGTCCCAGCCCTTGGCATCGCGCAGATGCCGCGCGAGCGCGCCGTTCAGCACGTAAAGCCCGTCGGGCTGCGCCGCCAGCTTGCCGGCCAGCGCCTTGAAGCCGCCCGCCGGCACATCGGGAAAGAGCTTGTTGCGCTCGTCGCGATAGACCCGTGCGAACGCCTTGGCGATGAGCTCGTTCAGGCTCTTCATGATGGGCGCGACCGGCGCGGCGGTCGAGGCGGCCTGCGCCACGGCGATCTTCTGGATCGCATGCTGCAGCAGCGTGCCGGTGGCCTCGAGCTTCTCCAGCATGTCGGCGCGGTGGCTGAGCTCGGTGATCGTGATCCGGTTGCGCGCGAGATATTCGGGGATCAGCCGCGTCATCGTCGTGCGCGCGTGATAGGAATACAGGTCGTCCGGCTTGAAGCAGGGCAGGGCGTGCGGCACGTCCTCCTGCGCCGGCGCGGTCTTCACCTGGTTATGGCCGGCCTCGAAGATCTTGAGCGTGAGGTAGTCGCCGGTGTCCTCGTTGTAGGTCTCCTTGACGACCTTGACGCCGGTGGCCTTCTCTTCGGCCATCAGGGTCTGCGCGAATTCCAGCGCGCTCTCGCGCTCGGTGCGCACGTCGAGCATCGTCCAGCCGCCGCGGGCGCCCTGGCGTGAAAAGATCTCGTAATGGATCGACTGGGCCATGCCGCTCCGCATCCGGACGTCAGAAGGCGGACTTTGGGGTTTTTCCTGTTAAATCGCGGTTAAGCCTGCGCGAGCGCGCGAATGGCCGGCGCCTGGCCGCAAAGGGGGCAGGCGGGGTCGGGCTTGAAGGTCACGGTGCGGAAGCGCGTGGTCAAAGCCTCGTAAACCAGCAGGCGGCCCGCCATGCTTTCGCCCGCGCCGGTGATCTCCTTGATCACCTCCAAGGCCTGCAGCGTCCCCATGACGCCTGCCGCGGCACCCAGCACGCCGCTCTCCGAGCAGGACGGAACGGTGCCCGGCGGCGGCGCTTCGGGGAACAGGCAGCGATAGCAGGGGCAACCCGCCTCATGCGCCTTATAGGTCGAGAGCTGGCCCGAGAATTCGGTCACCGCGGCGGAGACCAGCGTCTTCTTCGCGAAATAGCAGGCGTCGTTGACCAGAAAGCGCGTCGCGAAATTGTCCGAGCCGTCGGCCACGATGTCGTAACCCCCGATCAGCGCCGGCGCATTGTCGGCCGCGAGACGCACATCGTGGCGCACGACCGCCACATGTGGATTGATCGCCAGGGCCGCGTCGCGTGCCGATTCCGTCTTGGCGCGCCCGATGTCTTGGTTGCGATGCGCGATCTGGCGCTGCAGGTTCGACAGGCTCACCGTGTCGAAATCCACCACTCCGATGGTCCCGACCCCGGCCGCCGCGAGATAGAGGATCACCGGGCTGCCCAGCCCCCCGGCCCCGACCACCAGGACGCGGGCCTGTTTGAGCTTCGCCTGGCCGGTCCCGCCGATCTCGCGCAGCACCAGATGGCGGGCGTAACGGTCGATCTCGTCGTCCGAAAGTGTCATGGATCGCGTCATAGCCCATCCCGACTGTCGCAAATACCCAGGGACGCGGCGGAGTGACGCCCGGAATTGTCACCGGTGTCATTTCTAAGTCACTGAAATCAGTAATATTTCTTGAGGGCCCCGATGGGACCATTGGCGTTGCTGGCGGGGATGGCAGCCTCTATTTTCCCTTGCATAAGAGAGCCGCGTCCGACGCAGGCCACTCACGGGTCTTTTTCTGAGGTTCACACATGTCGAAGAATGGGCCGAGCGCTCACGGCCTTGAGCATCAAGGCTTTCGCAATCTCACGGCGGTCAACTGGAATCTCACCCCCGCCCAGCTCTACGAAATCGCCATCGCGCGCGGCGAAGGCCATCTGGCGAAGGACGGCCCGCTGGTCGTCCTGACCGGCGAGCACACCGGCCGCTCGGCGTCCGACAAGTTCGTCGTCCGCGACGACAACACCGAGAGCCAGATCTGGTGGGACAACAACAAGCCGATGTCCCCGGCGCATTTCGATGCGCTCCATGCCGACATGATGGCCTTCGCCGAAGGCCGCGAGCTGTTCGCCAAAGACCTGTTCGGCGGCGCCGATCTCAGCCACCGCCTGCCCGTCCGCATCGTCACCGAATATGCCTGGCACTCGCTGTTCGTACATCAGCTGCTGATCCGCCCGACCGCGGAGCAGCTGGAGGATTTCACGCCCGAGTTCACCATCATCGACCTGCCGAGTTTCGAGGCGACGCCGGCCAAGCATGGCTGCGCCAGCAAGACGGTCATCGCGGTCAACTTCACCAAGAAGCTGATCCTGATCGGCGGCACGTCCTATGCGGGCGAGATGAAGAAGTCCGTCTTCACCATCATGAACTACCTGCTGCCGGCCAAGCGCGTGATGTCGATGCATTGCTCGGCCAATGTCGGCAAGGACGGCAAGAGCGCGATCTTCTTCGGCCTTTCGGGCACCGGCAAGACGACCTTGTCGGCCGACGCAACCCGCACGCTGGTGGGCGACGACGAGCATGGCTGGTCCGAGCATGGCGTCTTCAACATCGAAGGCGGCTGCTACGCCAAGGTGATCAAGCTCAGCCGCGAGGCCGAGCCGGAAATCTACTCGACGACCGAACGCTTCGGCACCGTGCTCGAGAACGTCGTGATGGATCCCGACACGCGCGTCCTCGATCTCGACAGCGCGCACTATGCGGAGAACACCCGCGCCGCCTATCCGATCGACTTCATCCCGAACGCGTCCGAGACAGGCCGCGCCGGCCATCCGAAGAACGTCATCATGCTGACGGCCGACGCCTTCGGCGTGCTGCCGCCGATCGCCAAGCTCACCCCGAGCCAGGCGATGTACCACTTCCTCTCGGGCTTCACGGCGAAGGTCGCGGGTACCGAGAAGGGCCTGGGCAAGGAGCCGCAGCCGACCTTCTCGACCTGCTTCGGCGCGCCCTTCATGCCGCGCCATCCGAGCGAATACGGCAACCTGCTGCGCGACCTGATCGGCCTGCACCAGGCCGATTGCTGGCTGGTCAACACCGGCTGGACCGGCGGCGCGTTCGGAACGGGCTCGCGCATGCCGATCAAGGCCACGCGCGCGCTGCTCGCCGCCGCGCTCGACGGCAGCCTCGCCAATGCCGAGATGCGGGTCGATCCGCATTTCCGCTTCCGGGTGCCGGTCGCGGTGCCGGGGGTGGACAGCAAGATCCTCAACCCGCGCGACACCTGGGCCGACAAGGCCGGCTATGACGCGCAGGCGCGCAAGCTGGTCACCATGTTCCGCGAGAACTTCAAGAAATTCGAGGCGCATGTCGGAAGCGACGTCCTCGACGCCGCCCCGCTGCTTGCGGAAGCGGCGGAGTAGGCGTTCCCGCATCGAATTCGAAAGGGCCGCGATATCGTCGCGGCCCTTTTTCTTTCATGCGGTCCGCCGCCGATAGACCCACACATAACCCGGCGGGACGTTGCGCCAGACGAAAGCGGCGCGCGTCACCGTCATCTGCGGCGACGGCGGCAGGGCGGGCGCGGCGCGATAGGAGACCTGGATGAACGGCGCGCCCGGCGGCATGCGGGCAAGCGCATCGTCGATCACCGCCCGGC
The nucleotide sequence above comes from Rhizomicrobium sp.. Encoded proteins:
- the pstC gene encoding phosphate ABC transporter permease subunit PstC; the protein is MADISVAEQMNSIPQRADAVRKGGARDVRFYYLTLAAALLVLAIFGGVMTALIVGSLPAIKAYGLPFVWTETWNPVTEKFGALAPIYGTLVTSILAMVVAVPVGIGIAIFLTEICPRSLRRVIGIAIELLAGVPSIIYGIWGLFVFAPWFQEHVQTPIVDAVANIPYLQDYLGGPPYGIGLFTSALILSIMVLPFISAVTRDVFETVPSMLKEAAYGLGCTTWEVMWRVVLPFARAGVVGGAMLALGRALGETMAVTFVIGNAHHIHKSLFAPATTISATIANEFTEAVGDLYLSSLIELGLILFFITFVVLAAAQLMLRALERRAGSAS
- the pstA gene encoding phosphate ABC transporter permease PstA — its product is MINRSLYRRRKLWNGFFLIMSTLAAGFGLVWLGFILGALFYNGFSSLSPSVFTEMTPAPGDKGGLANAILGSVLMSSIAVAAGTPLGLLAGTYLAEYGRYGRLAFFVRFVNDILLSAPSIVTGLFIYEIIVLKMGHFSAWAGAASLAVIVIPVVVRTTENMLLLVPNGLREAAAALGAPRSSVIRAVTWRAARAGIVTGVLLAVARISGETAPLLFTALSNQFWSTDLNGPMASLPAIIFNYAMGPYEDLHRLAWAGALLITATVLTLSIIARLLQPKRS
- the pstB gene encoding phosphate ABC transporter ATP-binding protein PstB encodes the protein MDASIAPKEVKVDIKDLSFYYGGTKALKSVTLPLYDRQVTAFIGPSGCGKSTLLRILNRIYELYPNQRAEGEVVLDGENILSTRIDTNLLRSRVGMVFQKPTPFPMTIYDNVAFGIKLYERMPRSELDGRIEDALQRAALWGEVKDKLKESGLSLSGGQQQRLCIARTVATRPEVILLDEPCSALDPISTAKIEELIDELSADYTIVIVTHNMQQASRASDYTAFMYLGELVEFGPTEKVFTAPDKKHTEQYITGRFG
- the moeB gene encoding molybdopterin-synthase adenylyltransferase MoeB, whose protein sequence is MTLSDDEIDRYARHLVLREIGGTGQAKLKQARVLVVGAGGLGSPVILYLAAAGVGTIGVVDFDTVSLSNLQRQIAHRNQDIGRAKTESARDAALAINPHVAVVRHDVRLAADNAPALIGGYDIVADGSDNFATRFLVNDACYFAKKTLVSAAVTEFSGQLSTYKAHEAGCPCYRCLFPEAPPPGTVPSCSESGVLGAAAGVMGTLQALEVIKEITGAGESMAGRLLVYEALTTRFRTVTFKPDPACPLCGQAPAIRALAQA
- a CDS encoding phosphoenolpyruvate carboxykinase; translation: MSKNGPSAHGLEHQGFRNLTAVNWNLTPAQLYEIAIARGEGHLAKDGPLVVLTGEHTGRSASDKFVVRDDNTESQIWWDNNKPMSPAHFDALHADMMAFAEGRELFAKDLFGGADLSHRLPVRIVTEYAWHSLFVHQLLIRPTAEQLEDFTPEFTIIDLPSFEATPAKHGCASKTVIAVNFTKKLILIGGTSYAGEMKKSVFTIMNYLLPAKRVMSMHCSANVGKDGKSAIFFGLSGTGKTTLSADATRTLVGDDEHGWSEHGVFNIEGGCYAKVIKLSREAEPEIYSTTERFGTVLENVVMDPDTRVLDLDSAHYAENTRAAYPIDFIPNASETGRAGHPKNVIMLTADAFGVLPPIAKLTPSQAMYHFLSGFTAKVAGTEKGLGKEPQPTFSTCFGAPFMPRHPSEYGNLLRDLIGLHQADCWLVNTGWTGGAFGTGSRMPIKATRALLAAALDGSLANAEMRVDPHFRFRVPVAVPGVDSKILNPRDTWADKAGYDAQARKLVTMFRENFKKFEAHVGSDVLDAAPLLAEAAE